In Primulina huaijiensis isolate GDHJ02 chromosome 6, ASM1229523v2, whole genome shotgun sequence, a single window of DNA contains:
- the LOC140978502 gene encoding glycine-rich RNA-binding protein 2, mitochondrial-like has product MARFDKVGTLLKHSMFSRAASNYQLSIFNAARCMSTRLFIGGLSYGTDDQSLRDAFSSFGDVIDAKVITDRDTGKSRGFGFVNYSSDESANSAVSAMDGQQLNGRNIRVSYAQERTPRSNFNNSGGYGGGFGGRGAADDGF; this is encoded by the exons ATGGCACGCTTCGACAAAGTTGGGACTCTGTTGAAACACAGCATGTTCTCCAGAGCTGCATCAAATTACCAATTATCAATATTTAATGCGGCTCGCTGCATGTCCACGAGACTTTTTATTggag GGCTCTCCTATGGTACTGATGATCAGTCTCTAAGAGATGCATTTTCCAGCTTTGGTGATGTAATTGATG CTAAGGTCATCACTGACAGAGACACTGGGAAGTCAAGAGGGTTTGGATTTGTGAATTACTCGAGTGATGAATCTGCCAACTCAGCAGTGTCAGCCATGGATGGACAG CAACTGAACGGGAGGAACATTCGGGTGAGTTATGCCCAAGAACGAACACCTCGCAGTAACTTCAACAATTCTGGTGGTTATGGTGGTGGATTTGGTGGTCGTGGAGCGGCAGATGATGGATTTTAA
- the LOC140978503 gene encoding elongation factor 1-alpha-like has product MGKEKIHISIVVIGHVDSGKSTTTGHLIYKLGGIDKRVIERFEKEAAEMNKRSFKYAWVLDKLKAERERGITIDIALWKFETTKYYCTVIDAPGHRDFIKNMITGTSQADCAVLIIDSTTGGFEAGISKDGQTREHALLAFTLGVRQMICCCNKMDATTPKYSKARYDEIVKEVSSYLKKVGYNPEKIPFVPISGFEGDNMIERSSNLDWYKGPTLLEALDLIQEPKRPSDKALRLPLQDVYKIGGIGTVPVGRVETGIIKPGMVVTFGPTGLTTEVKSVEMHHEALPEALPGDNVGFNVKNVAVKDLKRGFVASNSKDDPAKEAANFTSQVIIMNHPGQIGNGYAPVLDCHTSHIAVKFAELVTKIDRRSGKEIEKEPKFLKNGDSGYVKMIPTKPMVVETFSEYPPLGRFAVRDMRQTVAVGVIKSVEKKDPTGAKVTKAAAKKGAK; this is encoded by the exons ATGGGTAAGGAGAAGATTCACATCAGCATTGTGGTGATTGGCCATGTCGACTCTGGGAAGTCAACTACCACTGGTCATCTCATCTACAAGCTTGGGGGTATCGACAAGCGGGTGATTGAGAGGTTTGAGAAGGAAGCTGCTGAGATGAACAAAAGATCCTTCAAGTATGCATGGGTGCTTGACAAGCTCAAGGCTGAGCGTGAGCGTGGTATCACCATCGACATTGCTCTGTGGAAGTTCGAGACTACCAAATACTACTGCACTGTCATTGATGCTCCTGGTCACCGTGACTttattaagaacatgattactGGAACTTCTCAGGCCGATTGTGCTGTGCTCATCATCGATTCAACCACTGGTGGTTTTGAGGCAGGTATTTCTAAGGATGGTCAAACTCGTGAGCATGCACTTCTGGCTTTCACACTTGGAGTTCGGCAAATGATCTGCTGCTGTAACAAG ATGGACGCTACCACTCCCAAGTACTCCAAGGCAAGGTATGATGAAATTGTCAAGGAAGTCTCTTCCTACTTGAAGAAGGTTGGGTACAACCCTGAAAAGATTCCTTTTGTTCCGATCTCTGGTTTTGAGGGCGACAATATGATCGAGAGGTCGAGCAATCTTGACTGGTACAAAGGACCCACCCTCTTGGAAGCTCTCGACTTGATCCAAGAGCCGAAGAGGCCCTCAGACAAAGCTCTCCGTCTTCCTCTGCAAGACGTGTACAAGATTGGGGGTATTGGGACTGTCCCTGTGGGAAGAGTTGAAACTGGTATAATCAAACCTGGTATGGTTGTTACCTTTGGTCCAACAGGGCTGACAACTGAGGTCAAGTCTGTTGAAATGCACCACGAGGCCCTCCCTGAAGCGCTTCCCGGTGACAATGTTGGTTTCAACGTTAAGAATGTCGCTGTGAAAGATCTCAAGCGTGGTTTTGTTGCATCTAACTCAAAAGATGATCCTGCTAAGGAAGCTGCGAATTTCACATCCCAAGTCATTATCATGAACCACCCTGGACAGATCGGCAACGGATATGCCCCTGTTCTTGATTGCCACACTTCTCACATCGCTGTCAAATTTGCGGAGCTTGTGACGAAGATTGACCGTCGATCAGGCAAAGAGATCGAGAAAGAGCCTAAATTCTTGAAGAATGGTGATTCTGGCTATGTCAAGATGATTCCCACAAAACCCATGGTTGTGGAAACCTTCTCCGAGTACCCACCCTTGGGACGTTTTGCAGTTAGGGACATGCGTCAGACTGTCGCTGTTGGAGTAATCAAGAGTGTGGAAAAGAAAGACCCTACTGGTGCTAAGGTGACGAAGGCAGCAGCCAAGAAGGGTGCCAAGTGA
- the LOC140978708 gene encoding small ubiquitin-related modifier 2-like, which translates to MDANENGKLPLETPHDRRVKLCFKAQDGTEVYYKFNADSKLQKLLITYCKENSLEHKDVRFLYNGKRLVANQTPAELDMHDEDEIDVMTHQHGGGKREEPIKQN; encoded by the exons ATGGATGCAAATGAGAATGGGAAGCTGCCTCTGGAAACGCCACACGACCGTCGGGTTAAGCTTTGTTTCAAGGCTCAG GATGGAACTGAAGTGTATTACAAATTTAATGCGGACAGCAAATTACAAAAACTATTGATTACTTATTGTAAAGAAAATAGTTTGGAGCATAAAGATGTGAGGTTCCTGTACAATGGCAAGAGACTCGTTGCTAACCAAACCCCAGCTGAg CTTGACATGCACGACGAAGACGAAATCGATGTAATGACTCATCAGCATGGAGGTGGGAAAAGAGAAGAAccaattaaacaaaattaa
- the LOC140978851 gene encoding PLASMODESMATA CALLOSE-BINDING PROTEIN 1-like: MAVAVFKVVALLVLAFSAAEHSAAATWCVARSDASDQALQTALDYACGGGADCAPLQSSGLCYLPNTVQAHASYAFNSYYQRKGSAPGSCSFAGTASIAQTDPSYGSCVYPSSPSTAGGIIAPGGTAIPGSTPNTFQPRSPPGTTQPLYGSGGGFTPGIGTVPPDSPKANSSPNSLFRTLLSPVTFLLSIALVLQNYS, translated from the exons ATGGCGGTGGCTGTGTTTAAAGTGGTGGCGCTGTTGGTGTTAGCGTTCAGCGCCGCCGAACACTCCGCGGCAGCTACATGGTGTGTAGCGAGGAGTGACGCCAGTGACCAGGCTTTGCAAACAGCACTTGATTATGCATGTGGAGGTGGTGCTGATTGTGCTCCACTCCAATCTTCTGGGCTTTGTTATCTACCGAACACGGTGCAAGCTCATGCCTCGTATGCCTTCAACAGTTATTATCAGCGAAAAGGGAGCGCCCCTGGTTCTTGTTCTTTTGCTGGCACTGCCTCCATAGCTCAAACCGACCCAA GTTATGGATCTTGTGTTTATCCATCATCTCCAAG CACTGCGGGAGGGATTATTGCACCAGGAGGCACAGCCATACCAGGCTCAACTCCTAATACGTTTCAACCACGGTCACCACCCGGAACAACACAACCTCTATACGGAAGTGGAGGGGGATTCACACCGGGCATAGGAACAGTACCCCCCGATTCCCCCAAAGCTAATAGTTCGCCTAACTCTTTGTTTAGGACACTCTTGTCTCCAGTGACTTTCTTGTTAAGTATTGCACTTGTCCTTCAAAACTACTCGTAG
- the LOC140978504 gene encoding uncharacterized protein, with product MFFVDLGGSYLVLMMHFVKSRPFPGLLQEGCWSVLKSFILFCCLISITDANLGYDTLEREYLYSARVLVEARATPELPLPANLPLSREPHKKHPSPYVAPAQSPGYGHFVISAPHFSSLLSKPSMEKSGSVPASTSLPAPHLSEIAPTEAEPYTIPTGLSQPPLSPSIANCCGPDTVLKRESRGCHCVYPLKLDILLLNVSSNPNWNLFLNQFASQLGLLVSQIDLINFYMVSASGLNISMDITPQTGISFSASEVTKINSSLLMHRVHLDPALVGDYQLLNITWFKPMASFQAPLSAVSPVLTPPKLPSAPGAVNTNREKPPSLVIVIGIGALILIIAVISMVIVCLCVSQKEKNVEPSKETVKRRTLETIPAGGSLRHPTSARILAYEELKEATNNFASASILGEGGFGKVFKGALSDGTPVAIKKLSSGGQQGDKEFLVEVDILSRLHHRNLVKLVGYYSNRDSSQNLLCYELVPNGSLEGWLHGPLGLNCPLDWDTRMKIALDAARGLAYLHEDSQPCVIHRDFKASNILLENNFHAKVSDFGLAKQAPEGRANYLSTRVMGTFGYVAPEYAMTGHLLVKSDVYSYGVVLLELLTGRKPVDMSQPTGQENLVTLARPILRDKDRLEELADPKLDSKYPKEDFIRVCTIAAACVAPEANQRPTMGEVVQSLKMVQHITEYQDSATVNTNNVPNLRQSSTTFESDGASSMFSSGHYSGLSVLDNENISRTAVFSEDLQEGR from the exons ATGTTTTTTGTAGATCTGGGCGGTTCTTACTTGGTGCTGATGATGCACTTCGTGAAATCGCGGCCCTTTCCCG GGTTGCTACAAGAGGGCTGTTGGTCTGTCCTTAAATCATTTATTCTCTTTTGTTGTTTAATATCCATAACTGATGCAAATTTAGGATATGATACATTAGAAAGAGAATATTTGTATTCAGCCAGAGTTCTTGTGGAAGCACGAGCTACGCCTGAGCTTCCACTACCTGCCAATCTACCTCTATCCAGGGAACCCCATAAAAAACATCCAAGTCCTTATGTTGCACCTGCTCAATCACCTGGCTATGGTCATTTTGTGATCTCTGCTCCCCATTTTAGTTCTTTGCTGTCCAAACCATCAATGGAAAAGAGTGGATCAGTGCCTGCCAGCACTAGCCTTCCTGCGCCTCACCTGTCAGAGATTGCACCAACTGAAGCTGAACCTTATACTATACCCACCGGTTTATCTCAGCCTCCACTTTCTCCGAGCATAGCTA ATTGTTGTGGACCAGACACAGTACTAAAACGGGAGAGCCGGGGATGCCACTGTGTTTACCCATTAAAGCTTGATATTCTATTATTGAATGTCTCTTCCAACCCCAATTGGAATCTTTTTCTAAATCAGTTTGCTTCGCAACTTGGTTTGTTGGTTTCACAGATTGACCTTATTAACTTTTATATGGTCAGCGCATCTGGACTTAATATATCGATGGATATCACTCCACAAACTGGCATCAGTTTTTCTGCCAGTGAAGTTACTAAAATAAACTCTTCACTGTTGATGCACAGGGTCCATTTAGATCCTGCTTTAGTCGGCGATTATCAGCTTCTCAACATAACCTGGTTCAAACCCATGGCATCTTTTCAAG CTCCACTATCTGCTGTATCTCCAGTCCTAACACCACCTAAGCTTCCTTCAGCTCCTGGAGCAGTCAATACAAACAGAGAAAAACCTCCAAGTTTAGTTATTGTCATTGGAATTGGAGCTCTAATCCTGATTATAGCTGTCATTTCTATGGTTATAGTTTGTTTGTGTGTATCTCAGAAAGAGAAAAACGTGGAACCTTCTAAAGAAACAG TAAAACGAAGGACTCTAGAAACAATTCCGGCTGGGGGATCTCTTCGCCATCCAACAAGTGCTCGGATTCTCGCATATGAAGAACTAAAAGAGGCCACAAATAACTTTGCTTCTGCTAGTATCCTTGGGGAGGGTGGCTTTGGGAAGGTTTTCAAGGGTGCCTTAAGTGATGGCACACCTGTAGCCATAAAGAAGCTCAGTAGTGGTGGACAACAAGGGGATAAAGAGTTCTTAGTTGAGGTTGATATCCTTAGTAGACTGCATCACCGTAACTTGGTGAAACTTGTTGGCTACTACAGTAATCGTGACTCCTCTCAAAACCTACTTTGTTACGAGCTAGTTCCAAATGGAAGTCTTGAGGGATGGCTTCATG GACCCTTGGGATTAAACTGCCCACTTGATTGGGACACTAGAATGAAAATTGCTCTTGATGCTGCTAGGGGGCTTGCTTACTTGCATGAGGACTCTCAACCTTGCGTAATTCATAGAGATTTTAAGGCGTCAAATATATTACTTGAGAACAACTTCCATGCTAAAGTTTCTGATTTTGGTCTCGCAAAACAGGCTCCCGAGGGTCGGGCTAACTACCTTTCCACCCGTGTAATGGGAACTTTTGG TTATGTCGCACCTGAGTATGCCATGACTGGTCACCTTTTGGTAAAGAGTGATGTTTACAGTTACGGAGTGGTTCTTCTTGAACTGTTGACTGGAAGAAAACCTGTAGATATGTCACAACCCACAGGCCAAGAGAACCTTGTGACATTG GCAAGGCCAATACTGAGAGATAAGGATCGACTGGAAGAACTTGCTGATCCAAAACTGGATAGTAAGTACCCAAAGGAGGATTTTATTCGGGTTTGCACCATTGCAGCTGCTTGTGTAGCCCCTGAGGCCAACCAACGTCCAACTATGGGAGAAGTGGTACAATCCCTCAAAATGGTGCAACATATTACCGAATATCAGGATTCCGCCACAGTAAATACCAATAACGTACCTAATCTTAGGCAGTCATCTACGACCTTCGAATCTGATGGTGCATCGTCAATGTTTTCATCTGGTCATTACTCAGGTTTAAGTGTCTTGGATAACGAAAATATATCTAGAACTGCTGTGTTTTCTGAAGATCTTCAGGAGGGTCGATGA
- the LOC140978847 gene encoding uncharacterized protein isoform X1 has product MMSGFSRAFVGFCLLVLVSDSVVFGDVDGGYDDEKLLPMPFLPKPFLPRPFLRPPLLRKPIPIGVGGGLGGGGGFGGGGGLGGGSGLGGGIGNGGGLGGGAGLGGGAGGGLGHGGGLGGGIGHGGGLGGGAGLGGGAGGGLGGGIGHGGGLGGGVGLGGGAGGGLGHGGGLGGGIGHGGGLGGGAGLGGGAGGGLGHGGGLGGGIGHGGGLGGGAGLGGGAGGGLGHGGGIGGGIGHGGGLGGGAGLGGGSGGGIGHGGGLGGGAGGGLGGGGGLGGGIGHGGGLGGGAGGGLGGGLGGGTGGGGGVGGGAGGGLGGGSGGGLGGGGGLGGGGGFGGGAGGGGGLGGGGGFGGGGGGGFGFGGGGGVGGGGGFGGGGGFGGGH; this is encoded by the coding sequence ATGATGAGTGGGTTTTCTCGTGCATTTGTGGGTTTCTGTTTGCTGGTTTTGGTTTCTGATAGTGTTGTTTTTGGTGATGTCGACGGAGGTTATGATGATGAAAAGTTGTTGCCtatgcctttcttgccaaagccTTTTCTGCCCAGGCCTTTCTTAAGGCCACCATTGTTGCGCAAACCTATTCCTATAGGGGTTGGGGGTGGTCTAGGTGGTGGTGGAGGGTTCGGTGGCGGTGGTGGTCTGGGTGGGGGCAGTGGCCTGGGTGGTGGAATTGGTAATGGAGGGGGACTGGGTGGAGGTGCTGGTCTAGGAGGAGGAGCTGGTGGTGGACTAGGACATGGCGGTGGCCTAGGTGGTGGAATTGGTCATGGAGGGGGACTGGGTGGAGGTGCTGGTCTAGGAGGAGGAGCTGGTGGTGGCCTAGGTGGTGGAATTGGTCATGGAGGGGGACTGGGAGGAGGTGTTGGTCTAGGAGGAGGAGCTGGTGGTGGACTAGGACACGGTGGTGGACTAGGTGGTGGAATTGGTCACGGAGGGGGACTGGGTGGAGGTGCTGGTCTAGGAGGAGGAGCTGGTGGTGGACTAGGACACGGTGGTGGCCTAGGTGGTGGAATTGGTCACGGAGGGGGGCTAGGTGGTGGTGCTGGTCTAGGAGGTGGAGCTGGTGGTGGTCTAGGACATGGCGGCGGTATAGGTGGTGGAATTGGTCATGGCGGGGGGCTAGGTGGTGGTGCTGGTCTAGGAGGTGGATCTGGTGGTGGGATTGGCCATGGTGGCGGATTAGGTGGAGGTGCCGGTGGTGGACTaggtggtggtggaggtttAGGTGGTGGGATTGGTCACGGCGGTGGACTTGGTGGTGGCGCAGGAGGTGGATTAGGTGGAGGTCTCGGTGGCGGTactggtggtggtggaggtgtcGGTGGCGGTGCTGGTGGTGGACTAGGAGGTGGATCCGGTGGCGGTTTGGGTGGAGGGGGTGGACTTGGTGGTGGCGGTGGATTCGGAGGTGGTGCCGGTGGGGGTGGAGGTCTAGGAGGTGGGGGGGGTTTCGGTGGTGGAGGTGGCGGAGGTTTTGGCTTTGGTGGTGGCGGAGGAGTAGGAGGTGGAGGCGGctttggtggtggtggaggtttTGGTGGTGGCCATTAA
- the LOC140978847 gene encoding uncharacterized protein isoform X3 produces the protein MMSGFSRAFVGFCLLVLVSDSVVFGDVDGGYDDEKLLPMPFLPKPFLPRPFLRPPLLRKPIPIGVGGGLGGGGGFGGGGGLGGGSGLGGGIGNGGGLGGGAGLGGGAGGGLGHGGGLGGGIGHGGGLGGGAGLGGGAGGGLGAGGGLGHGGGLGGGIGHGGGLGGGAGLGGGAGGGLGHGGGIGGGIGHGGGLGGGAGLGGGSGGGIGHGGGLGGGAGGGLGGGGGLGGGIGHGGGLGGGAGGGLGGGLGGGTGGGGGVGGGAGGGLGGGSGGGLGGGGGLGGGGGFGGGAGGGGGLGGGGGFGGGGGGGFGFGGGGGVGGGGGFGGGGGFGGGH, from the exons ATGATGAGTGGGTTTTCTCGTGCATTTGTGGGTTTCTGTTTGCTGGTTTTGGTTTCTGATAGTGTTGTTTTTGGTGATGTCGACGGAGGTTATGATGATGAAAAGTTGTTGCCtatgcctttcttgccaaagccTTTTCTGCCCAGGCCTTTCTTAAGGCCACCATTGTTGCGCAAACCTATTCCTATAGGGGTTGGGGGTGGTCTAGGTGGTGGTGGAGGGTTCGGTGGCGGTGGTGGTCTGGGTGGGGGCAGTGGCCTGGGTGGTGGAATTGGTAATGGAGGGGGACTGGGTGGAGGTGCTGGTCTAGGAGGAGGAGCTGGTGGTGGACTAGGACATGGCGGTGGCCTAGGTGGTGGAATTGGTCATGGAGGGGGACTGGGTGGAGGTGCTGGTCTAGGAGGAGGAGCTGGTGGTGGCCTAG GAGCTGGTGGTGGACTAGGACACGGTGGTGGCCTAGGTGGTGGAATTGGTCACGGAGGGGGGCTAGGTGGTGGTGCTGGTCTAGGAGGTGGAGCTGGTGGTGGTCTAGGACATGGCGGCGGTATAGGTGGTGGAATTGGTCATGGCGGGGGGCTAGGTGGTGGTGCTGGTCTAGGAGGTGGATCTGGTGGTGGGATTGGCCATGGTGGCGGATTAGGTGGAGGTGCCGGTGGTGGACTaggtggtggtggaggtttAGGTGGTGGGATTGGTCACGGCGGTGGACTTGGTGGTGGCGCAGGAGGTGGATTAGGTGGAGGTCTCGGTGGCGGTactggtggtggtggaggtgtcGGTGGCGGTGCTGGTGGTGGACTAGGAGGTGGATCCGGTGGCGGTTTGGGTGGAGGGGGTGGACTTGGTGGTGGCGGTGGATTCGGAGGTGGTGCCGGTGGGGGTGGAGGTCTAGGAGGTGGGGGGGGTTTCGGTGGTGGAGGTGGCGGAGGTTTTGGCTTTGGTGGTGGCGGAGGAGTAGGAGGTGGAGGCGGctttggtggtggtggaggtttTGGTGGTGGCCATTAA
- the LOC140978847 gene encoding uncharacterized protein isoform X2: MMSGFSRAFVGFCLLVLVSDSVVFGDVDGGYDDEKLLPMPFLPKPFLPRPFLRPPLLRKPIPIGVGGGLGGGGGFGGGGGLGGGSGLGGGIGNGGGLGGGAGLGGGAGGGLGHGGGLGGGIGHGGGLGGGAGLGGGAGGGLGAGGGLGHGGGLGGGIGHGGGLGGGAGLGGGAGGGLGHGGGLGGGIGHGGGLGGGAGLGGGAGGGLGHGGGIGGGIGHGGGLGGGAGLGGGSGGGIGHGGGLGGGAGGGLGGGGGLGGGIGHGGGLGGGAGGGLGGGLGGGTGGGGGVGGGAGGGLGGGSGGGLGGGGGLGGGGGFGGGAGGGGGLGGGGGFGGGGGGGFGFGGGGGVGGGGGFGGGGGFGGGH; this comes from the exons ATGATGAGTGGGTTTTCTCGTGCATTTGTGGGTTTCTGTTTGCTGGTTTTGGTTTCTGATAGTGTTGTTTTTGGTGATGTCGACGGAGGTTATGATGATGAAAAGTTGTTGCCtatgcctttcttgccaaagccTTTTCTGCCCAGGCCTTTCTTAAGGCCACCATTGTTGCGCAAACCTATTCCTATAGGGGTTGGGGGTGGTCTAGGTGGTGGTGGAGGGTTCGGTGGCGGTGGTGGTCTGGGTGGGGGCAGTGGCCTGGGTGGTGGAATTGGTAATGGAGGGGGACTGGGTGGAGGTGCTGGTCTAGGAGGAGGAGCTGGTGGTGGACTAGGACATGGCGGTGGCCTAGGTGGTGGAATTGGTCATGGAGGGGGACTGGGTGGAGGTGCTGGTCTAGGAGGAGGAGCTGGTGGTGGCCTAG GAGCTGGTGGTGGACTAGGACACGGTGGTGGACTAGGTGGTGGAATTGGTCACGGAGGGGGACTGGGTGGAGGTGCTGGTCTAGGAGGAGGAGCTGGTGGTGGACTAGGACACGGTGGTGGCCTAGGTGGTGGAATTGGTCACGGAGGGGGGCTAGGTGGTGGTGCTGGTCTAGGAGGTGGAGCTGGTGGTGGTCTAGGACATGGCGGCGGTATAGGTGGTGGAATTGGTCATGGCGGGGGGCTAGGTGGTGGTGCTGGTCTAGGAGGTGGATCTGGTGGTGGGATTGGCCATGGTGGCGGATTAGGTGGAGGTGCCGGTGGTGGACTaggtggtggtggaggtttAGGTGGTGGGATTGGTCACGGCGGTGGACTTGGTGGTGGCGCAGGAGGTGGATTAGGTGGAGGTCTCGGTGGCGGTactggtggtggtggaggtgtcGGTGGCGGTGCTGGTGGTGGACTAGGAGGTGGATCCGGTGGCGGTTTGGGTGGAGGGGGTGGACTTGGTGGTGGCGGTGGATTCGGAGGTGGTGCCGGTGGGGGTGGAGGTCTAGGAGGTGGGGGGGGTTTCGGTGGTGGAGGTGGCGGAGGTTTTGGCTTTGGTGGTGGCGGAGGAGTAGGAGGTGGAGGCGGctttggtggtggtggaggtttTGGTGGTGGCCATTAA
- the LOC140979701 gene encoding cytochrome B5-like, whose translation MASASKVLLSYSDVSVHNTCEDCWVIINSKVYNVTNFLSEHPGGDEVLLESAGKDASEEFEDVGHGSAARLMLDEFYVGEFDPSNHETKSKAISAASSGSVTATKNKPLESTNNRLLYFVVAFAIIILGMGVNVFRPSS comes from the exons ATGGCTTCTGCAAGCAAAGTACTACTTAGCTATTCTGACGTTTCCGTTCATAACACTTGTGAAGATTGCTGGGTCATCATTAATTCTAAG GTTTACAACGTAACGAACTTCCTGAGCGAGCATCCTGGTGGCGATGAAGTCTTATTGGAATCAGCAG GTAAGGATGCGAGTGAAGAATTCGAGGATGTAGGCCACGGCAGCGCGGCTAGGTTGATGTTAGACGAATTCTACGTTGGAGAGTTCGATCCATCAAACCATGAAACAAAGTCGAAAGCGATAAGTGCTGCATCCTCAGGCTCTGTTACAGCTACCAAGAACAAGCCACTGGAATCGACTAATAATCGTCTTCTGTATTTTGTTGTGGCTTTTGCAATCATAATTCTGGGTATGGGGGTCAATGTCTTCCGCCCATCAAGCTAG
- the LOC140979285 gene encoding transcription factor FAMA-like: MEKDGSYLGNLPGLDYSLEDQTHDQELMKQQIGETSTHQNTNQMVDYMINTTQSLPPQPSLASNFCGSSSFDKLSFADVMQFSDFGPKLALNQAKTCEEESGMDPVYFLKFPVLNDKLQEDHHLSLMAPQNFGENQESYKGLSEERIGHDQTRVDIENINASAQLRFLGENLGKRPLAEGGIKSKKKRPRTSKTSEEVESQRMTHIAVERNRRKQMNEHLRVLRSLMPSSYVQRSDQASIIGGAIEFVRELEQLLQCLESQKRRRLYGDGQRPGEMSLSFQTPQPPLIFPPVGVPNDHQGKLLDYESGLQEETGESKSCLADVEVKVLGFDALIKILSRRRVGQLVKLIAALEDLQLSILHTNITTIEQTVLYSYNVKIGGEARVTAEDIANSVQQIFSFIHANSGI; encoded by the exons ATGGAGAAAGATGGAAGCTATCTG GGAAATCTGCCTGGACTTGACTATTCTCTTGAAGATCAAACTCATGATCAAGAATTAATGAAGCAACAAATTGGAGAAACATCCACTCATCAAAATACGAATCAGATGGTGGATTACATGATAAATACGACACAATCGCTGCCACCGCAGCCTTCTCTAGCGTCCAATTTCTGTGGTTCATCTTCATTCGACAAGTTGAGTTTTGCAGATGTGATGCAGTTCTCTGATTTTGGCCCTAAGTTGGCCTTAAATCAAGCCAAAACCTGCGAGGAAGAGAGCGGGATGGATCCTGTTTACTTCCTCAAGTTCCCTGTTCTCAACGACAAGTTGCAGGAGGATCATCATCTCTCTTTAATGGCTCCTCAAAATTTTGGAGAAAATCAAGAAAGTTACAAAGGGTTGAGTGAAGAAAGAATAGGTCATGATCAAACTAGGGTTGATATCGAAAATATAAATGCTTCAGCTCAACTGAGGTTTCTGGGAGAAAATCTTGGAAAAAGACCATTAGCAGAAGGTGGCATTAAGAGCAAGAAAAAAAGGCCAAGAACTTCGAAGACAAGTGAAGAAGTTGAGAGTCAAAGGATGACACATATCGCAGTTGAAAGAAACCGAAGGAAGCAAATGAACGAGCACCTTCGCGTCTTAAGGTCTCTGATGCCTAGTTCTTACGTCCAAAGG AGTGATCAAGCTTCGATAATTGGTGGAGCCATTGAATTTGTGAGGGAATTAGAACAACTCCTCCAATGCCTGGAATCACAGAAAAGAAGGCGACTCTATGGCGATGGCCAGAGGCCTGGAGAGATGTCTCTCAGTTTCCAAACGCCTCAACCGCCATTGATCTTTCCTCCAGTGGGTGTTCCAAATGATCATCAAGGGAAGCTTCTTGATTATGAATCTGGATTACAAGAGGAAACAGGTGAGAGTAAATCATGCTTGGCAGATGTGGAGGTGAAAGTTTTAGGGTTTGACGCTTTAATCAAGATTTTATCAAGGAGAAGAGTTGGCCAGCTGGTTAAATTGATCGCTGCACTTGAAGATTTGCAGCTCAGTATTCTTCATACAAATATCACAACTATTGAGCAAACTGTTCTCTATTCTTACAATGTCAAG ATTGGTGGGGAAGCAAGGGTTACAGCGGAAGATATAGCGAACTCTGTCCAGCAAATATTTAGTTTTATCCATGCAAATAGTGGCATATGA